The following are from one region of the Desertibacillus haloalkaliphilus genome:
- a CDS encoding helix-turn-helix domain-containing protein — protein sequence MMDHKEFFTVKDVASILNISEPAVYNNIKNENFRPYNKKYKHIHGGYRFSIEEVERIREEFRKPGLTTKDIADELGVSINTILKYIHDGTLPSDRQEYRGRVRNFVQEENFESFKKSFQQKKREKSSFYSRQTGYFLFQPFKNNTNNDFARIMEFSDGEGVAVTTSFEKIHTDDLEQRGYQPLIEFPHLKVNQKRGYATFTFPKPPHVKSPVYSLLEFFIKNVGPQNMKVINEDHSIKVKVKPTLIPLNQNDNHGEMALIQQHLTEGKLTTLPEEIFIDSDLEVVKTYIPSEDKDRLKKEAKELGMSLEEFVAHKLLKNPQ from the coding sequence ATGATGGACCATAAAGAATTTTTTACAGTCAAAGATGTAGCATCCATACTTAATATCAGCGAGCCCGCTGTCTATAACAATATTAAAAATGAAAATTTTCGTCCTTATAACAAAAAGTATAAACATATTCATGGTGGTTATCGTTTTTCAATTGAAGAAGTTGAACGAATTAGAGAAGAGTTTCGTAAGCCAGGTCTTACAACGAAGGACATCGCAGATGAGCTCGGTGTCTCGATAAATACTATTTTAAAGTATATTCATGACGGCACCTTACCATCGGACCGACAAGAATACCGTGGACGAGTGCGTAACTTCGTTCAGGAAGAGAACTTTGAATCGTTTAAGAAATCATTTCAACAGAAGAAAAGGGAAAAAAGCTCTTTTTATTCAAGACAAACAGGTTACTTTCTATTTCAGCCCTTTAAGAACAACACTAACAATGACTTTGCAAGAATTATGGAATTCTCTGATGGAGAAGGGGTTGCAGTTACAACATCATTCGAAAAGATCCACACGGATGATTTAGAACAACGAGGATATCAACCCCTGATCGAGTTCCCTCATCTTAAAGTCAATCAAAAGAGAGGCTATGCCACGTTCACATTTCCGAAACCACCACACGTGAAGTCTCCAGTATACTCTTTACTTGAGTTCTTCATTAAAAATGTTGGGCCGCAAAATATGAAGGTGATCAACGAAGATCATTCAATCAAGGTAAAGGTTAAGCCGACGTTGATTCCATTAAACCAAAACGATAACCATGGGGAAATGGCTTTGATACAGCAACACCTCACAGAAGGTAAGCTCACGACATTGCCGGAAGAAATCTTTATCGATAGCGACTTAGAAGTTGTTAAGACGTATATCCCTTCTGAAGATAAGGATCGGTTGAAGAAAGAAGCCAAGGAGCTCGGTATGTCTTTAGAAGAATTTGTTGCACATAAGTTGTTAAAAAATCCGCAATAA
- a CDS encoding tyrosine-type recombinase/integrase — protein sequence MSIEQSQLLSLIQGRLNEVTNDIKIEHVLNELKPVLVNKHQMDQFEIIMTNNERYGRPKLDSLSDLEVIYCFVHQDTHIDEEDNRTLESNKEYLRDLLQFYMQLHVNKTFIQEDVVGFKEGSLFKNLHPRHVTSYHNWLKEGVNVRGKEGYSKSTRRRKVAVIKSFLRWLYENDYIELPLHGAFKREKNKSDDFPKRDLSYQEVRSLIDYYDDHPINSCLIVLLATTGLRIREIANARFNDLYYNSSVGGFYLQVIGKGNVPRRAYIMGPTLQRIKEFRECRGFSHEINPNDDSPLLPNRQRDFYNYKYLSNYVVKIIKAAGESGDPRLEWIKHKEKQVSPHWFRHYFVTISEKKANSLSDVQRSVGHKSRSTTERYLQKDYDDRNNVGLLWDEEDYV from the coding sequence GTGTCAATTGAACAAAGTCAGTTATTGTCATTGATTCAAGGTAGATTAAATGAAGTAACTAATGATATAAAGATTGAGCATGTCTTAAATGAGTTAAAACCAGTCCTCGTTAATAAACATCAGATGGATCAATTTGAAATCATCATGACGAATAATGAACGCTACGGTAGACCGAAGCTAGACTCCCTATCCGATCTCGAAGTCATTTATTGCTTTGTCCATCAAGACACGCATATTGATGAGGAGGATAACCGAACACTTGAAAGTAATAAGGAGTATTTAAGAGATTTACTTCAGTTTTATATGCAGCTGCACGTAAATAAAACGTTTATCCAGGAGGATGTCGTTGGTTTTAAAGAGGGATCACTATTCAAAAACCTACACCCACGACACGTCACTAGTTATCACAATTGGTTAAAAGAAGGTGTGAATGTTCGAGGAAAAGAAGGATACAGCAAAAGCACGAGACGTCGTAAGGTTGCGGTCATTAAAAGTTTTTTACGATGGTTATATGAGAACGATTATATTGAATTGCCGTTACATGGGGCCTTTAAAAGGGAGAAGAATAAAAGTGATGACTTTCCAAAACGTGATTTAAGCTATCAAGAAGTACGGAGTCTCATCGATTACTATGATGACCATCCTATTAATAGTTGTTTGATCGTTTTATTAGCAACGACAGGTTTACGAATACGTGAAATTGCCAATGCTAGATTTAACGATCTCTATTACAACAGCTCAGTCGGAGGCTTTTATTTACAAGTCATCGGAAAAGGAAATGTACCAAGGCGGGCGTATATTATGGGTCCTACATTGCAACGAATCAAAGAGTTTAGAGAATGCCGAGGGTTTAGTCACGAGATCAATCCAAATGATGATTCACCTTTACTTCCCAATCGCCAAAGGGACTTTTACAATTACAAATACTTGAGTAATTACGTTGTTAAAATCATTAAAGCAGCTGGTGAGTCAGGAGATCCACGATTGGAATGGATCAAGCATAAAGAAAAGCAAGTTAGTCCTCATTGGTTCCGCCATTACTTTGTGACCATTAGTGAAAAGAAAGCGAATAGTTTATCAGATGTCCAACGATCCGTGGGTCATAAATCAAGATCAACGACTGAACGGTACTTACAAAAGGATTATGATGATCGTAATAATGTTGGATTGTTGTGGGATGAAGAGGATTATGTTTAA